One window of Medicago truncatula cultivar Jemalong A17 chromosome 2, MtrunA17r5.0-ANR, whole genome shotgun sequence genomic DNA carries:
- the LOC25487636 gene encoding probable L-type lectin-domain containing receptor kinase VII.2, with translation MPQLKLLFTLLYTLTILSYVSTTEFVYNTNFNSKNIILYGNATINKSILTLTNDTSTSFSIARAFYPKKIPTKPSNSSTLLPFATSFIFSVSPIKNFITGHGFAFIFTPSSGLNGTTSTEYIGFLNLTNQGNPNDHVFGVEFDIVRNEEFNDTDDNHVGIDVNSLTSVSSHEAGYWGGKHDKKFNVLNMNSGENYQVWIEFMHSQINVTMARAGQKRPRVPLISMNLNLSGVLRDETYVGFCAATGKKRDSVKILAWSFSNTNFSIGDALVTHNLPSFVPHKGWFFGAKAIDVGITSVVCVLIIGCAVLFIRHMRNKGEEEIEDWELEYWPHRISFQEIHAATGGFSEENAVAVGGNKSIYKGILQGVEVAVKIIPQEREGMREFLAEVSSLGRLKHRNLVGFRGWCKEEKGNLILVYDFMTNGSLDKWIFECEEGKMLTWEERIQVLKNVATGILYLHEGWEVKVLHRDIKASNVLLDKDMNARLGDFGLALMHEHHGQVASTTKVLGTLGYIAPEVIRTGRASTMSDVFGFGILVLEVICGRRPIDEHKPGLIEWMESLMVLDQLHSAVDERLKAKGGYTIEEAERLLHLGLQCSNSDPSVRPVMRQVVKMLEGEMESIESDEENTEKSLLGRIKSAAMWSRTESTLPYRDHPTFEEIRMFSYNSKTSTSGSSSILPSDSDIIREGR, from the coding sequence CCAAAAACATTATCCTATATGGAAATGCAACCATTAACAAATCCATTCTCACTCTGACTAATGACACTTCTACTTCCTTCTCAATAGCTCGTGCTTTTTACCCTAAAAAAATACCTACAAAACCATCAAACTCTTCCACTCTTCTCCCATTTGCTacttccttcattttctctGTCTCCCCCATCAAAAACTTTATCACAGGACATGGCTTTGCCTTCATATTCACACCTTCAAGTGGTCTAAATGGAACAACATCAACCGAGTATATCGGTTTTTTAAATCTTACAAATCAAGGTAATCCTAACGACCATGTTTTTGGAGTCGAATTCGATATAGTTAGAAACGAAGAATTCAATGATACTGATGATAATCATGTTGGTATCGACGTAAACTCTCTAACATCCGTATCTTCACATGAGGCTGGCTATTGGGGTGGGAAACATGACAAGAAGTTTAATGTGTTGAACATGAACAGTGGAGAAAATTATCAAGTATGGATTGAGTTTATGCACTCTCAGATAAACGTTACGATGGCTCGGGCAGGACAAAAGAGGCCACGTGTGCCTCTTATCAGCATGAATCTTAACCTTTCTGGAGTTCTTAGGGATGAAACTTATGTTGGATTCTGTGCAGCCACGGGGAAGAAAAGAGATAGTGTTAAGATTCTTGCTTGGAGCTTTAGTAATACAAATTTTTCAATTGGTGATGCTTTAGTAACACACAACTTGCCTTCATTTGTCCCTCATAAAGGATGGTTTTTCGGAGCAAAGGCTATAGATGTAGGAATAACCAGTGTTGTCTGTGTCTTAATCATTGGTTGTGCAGTGTTATTCATTCGCCATATGAGAAacaaaggagaagaagaaattgaagaTTGGGAATTAGAGTATTGGCCACATAGGATTAGTTTCCAAGAGATTCATGCAGCAACAGGAGGATTCTCTGAAGAGAATGCGGTTGCTGTAGGAGGGAACAAAAGTATATATAAAGGGATTTTGCAAGGCGTTGAAGTCGCTGTCAAGATAATCCCTCAAGAGAGAGAAGGGATGAGAGAGTTTTTGGCCGAGGTTTCAAGCCTAGGAAGACTGAAACATAGAAATTTAGTAGGATTCAGAGGTTGGTGCAAGGAAGAAAAGGGAAACTTGATTCTAGTTTATGACTTCATGACTAATGGAAGTTTAGACAAATGGATCTTTGAGTGTGAAGAAGGAAAGATGCTAACATGGGAAGAGAGGATTCAAGTTTTGAAAAATGTAGCCACAGGGATTCTATACCTGCATGAAGGTTGGGAAGTCAAGGTTTTGCATAGGGATATCAAAGCAAGCAATGTTCTACTTGACAAGGATATGAATGCTAGATTGGGGGATTTTGGTTTGGCTCTCATGCATGAGCATCACGGACAAGTGGCCAGCACAACAAAAGTACTCGGAACATTAGGATACATTGCTCCAGAAGTGATTCGAACAGGAAGAGCATCAACTATGTCTGATGTGTTTGGGTTTGGAATATTGGTGTTGGAAGTGATTTGCGGCCGAAGACCTATTGATGAACATAAGCCAGGGCTAATCGAATGGATGGAGTCCCTAATGGTGCTTGATCAACTTCACAGTGCTGTTGATGAAAGGTTGAAGGCTAAGGGAGGATACACCATTGAGGAAGCTGAGAGATTGCTTCATTTGGGTTTACAGTGTTCAAATTCAGACCCTAGTGTTAGACCAGTAATGAGACAGGTTGTGAAAATGTTAGAGGGAGAAATGGAAAGCATTGAATCTGATGAAGAAAATACAGAGAAAAGTTTACTTGGAAGAATAAAATCAGCTGCAATGTGGTCTAGAACTGAAAGTACACTTCCATATAGAGATCACCCtacttttgaagaaattagaaTGTTCAGTTATAATTCTAAGACATCTACAAGTGGCTCAAGTTCAATTTTACCGTCGGATTCAGATATCATTCGGGAAGGCCGGTAA